One window of the Populus trichocarpa isolate Nisqually-1 chromosome 9, P.trichocarpa_v4.1, whole genome shotgun sequence genome contains the following:
- the LOC7474948 gene encoding fatty acyl-CoA reductase 3, with amino-acid sequence MEFGSVVQFLEDKTILITGATGFLAKILLEKILRVQPKVKKIYLLLRAADAKSASQRLQNEVIGKDLFRILKEKWGENLNSIVTKKIVLVPGDISYEDDLGVKDSNLREEMWSQLDVVVNLAATTNFDEGYDVALGINTMGAKHVLCFAKKCVRLKVLVHVSTAFVSGERAGLILETPYGVGDTLNGVCGLDIDEEKKLVDQKLNELQAEGATAEAIKDAMKDMGMERAKVYGWPNTYVFTKAMGEMLVGHLKEDLSVVIIRPTIVTSTYEEPFPGWVEGVRTIDSLAVGYGKGRLTCFLGDITGIVDVIPADMVVNAIIVAMVAHANRPSENAIYQVGSSVRNPMRYTNFQDCGFNYFTNKPWIGKDGKPVKVGRVKVLSSMASFHRYMAIRYLLLLKGLELANMAFCHYFEDKYSDLNRKIKFVMKLVELYRPYLFFRGVFDDLNTEKLRMAARENNLETDMFYFDPKTIDWEDYLTNIHFPGVVKYVFK; translated from the exons ATGGAGTTTGGAAGTGTTGTTCAGTTTCTCGAGGACAAGACCATTTTGATCACGGGGGCAACTGGGTTTCTAGCAAAGA TTCTTTTGGAGAAGATCTTGAGAGTCCAGCCAAAAGTGAAGAAGATTTACCTTCTTTTAAGAGCTGCTGATGCCAAGTCTGCTTCACAACGCTTACAAAATGAG GTTATAGGGAAGGACTTGTTTAGAATCCTAAAGGAAAAATGGGGTGAAAATCTAAATTCAATCGTCACCAAAAAGATAGTACTGGTCCCTGGCGACATCTCTTACGAAGACGACTTGGGAGTGAAAGACTCAAATCTGAGGGAAGAGATGTGGAGTCAATTAGATGTTGTAGTTAACTTAGCTGCAACAACCAACTTTGATGAAGG GTATGATGTTGCACTTGGCATCAACACAATGGGAGCGAAGCATGTCTTATGTTTTGCCAAGAAATGTGTCAGACTAAAGGTTCTTGTCCATGTATCCACTG CTTTTGTTTCGGGGGAGAGAGCCGGGCTGATTCTAGAGACTCCATATGGCGTAGGCGACACCCTTAATGGTGTCTGTGGATTAGACATCGATGAAGAGAAGAAACTGGTTGATCAAAAACTAAATGAACTTCAAGCTGAAGGTGCCACAGCTGAAGCAATTAAGGATGCCATGAAAGACATGGGCATGGAAAG GGCTAAGGTGTATGGATGGCCAAACACCTATGTATTTACAAAGGCAATGGGAGAGATGCTTGTAGGACACTTGAAGGAAGATTTATCCGTGGTCATTATACGCCCTACCATTGTTACCAGTACATACGAAGAACCTTTCCCCGGTTGGGTTGAAGGTGTCAG AACAATTGATAGCCTAGCCGTTGGTTATGGGAAAGGAAGACTAACATGCTTTCTTGGAGATATTACAGGAATCGTTGATGTG ATACCAGCTGACATGGTGGTGAATGCGATAATTGTGGCCATGGTGGCTCATGCTAATCGACCATCCGAGAATGCAATTTATCAAGTGGGATCGTCAGTAAGAAATCCTATGAGATACACTAATTTTCAAGATTGTGGCTTTAATTACTTCACCAATAAACCTTGGATTGGTAAGGATGGGAAGCCTGTCAAGGTTGGCAGGGTTAAAGTATTAAGCAGCATGGCTAGCTTCCACAGATACATGGCAATTCGTTATTTGCTATTGCTAAAG ggaCTAGAATTAGCAAATATGGCATTTTGCCATTATTTTGAGGACAAGTATAGTGATCTCAATAGGAAGATCAAGTTTGTGATGAAATTAGTGGAGCTTTACAGGCCATACTTGTTCTTCCGGGGAGT TTTCGATGACTTGAACACAGAGAAGTTGCGAATGGCAGCTAGGGAGAACAATTTGGAGACCGATATGTTTTACTTTGATCCCAAGACAATTGACTGGGAAGACTACCTCACTAATATCCACTTTCCTGGGGTGGTAAAATACGTTTTCAAATGA